One window from the genome of Hydra vulgaris chromosome 02, alternate assembly HydraT2T_AEP encodes:
- the LOC100209243 gene encoding uncharacterized protein LOC100209243 isoform X2, producing the protein MSNTSLQSFLTLYRESYQVLPPKGPVTLHQKALFVIWIIISFIWLLKRFTSNKISSNEDVHLDIEKNAKENEEKNSNISPKSLTDALFAAFTIGWIMVFYFLCDYLHYFPKADRVYNRDLFIFLSIMLFLVALSFTWTVGPSGKLLNRDQTEEWKGWMQVMFVWYHYFRAAETYNAVRVYIAAYVFMTGFGNFSFFWVRKDYSLRRVLKLLFRLNFLVAVVVLVTDNQYIRYYICGMHTFWFVTVYIMMRPFHELNHVKKVMFAKFALYFVVIYVIFDVPNVAQYVFLPFSNLLGYGDPPTLNEWIFRSGLDHYVTLVGMICAYFHPNLEKQLNFINNHRNNIAINMLISIIIFPILVLWYKYVFVLSKYPYNVLHPYTSFIPIIAYVYFRNSTSWLRRSHCAMFAYLGKITLETYISQIHIYLQNDAKNILVYLPEFPLVNFIFNTFIYLYIANLLFHATVTLNEFIFPSDYKEMFKRIFVIASLVGGSYLVVFVAHFV; encoded by the exons ATGTCAAATACAAGTCTTCAAAGTTTCTTAACTTTGTACCGTGAGAGTTACCAGGTGCTTCCACCAAAAGGTCCAGTTACATTGCACCAGAAAGCACTATTTGTTATTTGGATAATTATATCTTTCATATGGTTGCTTAAAAGATTTACCAGCAATAAAA tttccaGTAATGAAGATGTTCACCTTGACATTGAAAAGAATGCAAaggaaaatgaagaaaaaaattcgaATATATCTCCTAAGAGTTTAACTGATGCTTTATTTGCTGCGTTTACAATAGGATGGATCatggttttttactttttgtgcgATTATCTCCATTATTTTCCAAAAGCTGATCGTGTTTACAACagagatttgtttatttttctgtCTATAATGTTATTTCTTGTTGCATTGTCTTTTACATGGACAGTTGGTCCATCAGGAAAGTTATTAAATCGTGATCAAACGGAAGAATGGAAAGGATGGATGCAAGTTATGTTTGTATGGTATCATTATTTTAGAGCAGCCGAGACATATAATGCGGTACGAGTTTATATTGCTGCATATGTGTTCATGACTGGGTTTG gaaatttttctttcttctgGGTGCGCAAAGACTACTCTTTACGTcgtgttttaaaattactttttcgaTTGAACTTTTTAGTAGCAGTTGTTGTATTAGTTACAGACAATCAGTATATACGATATTATATATGTGGAATGCATACTTTTTGGTTTGTTACAGTTTATATTATGATGCGACCTTTTCACGAGTTAAATCATGTTAAAAAGGTGATGTTTGCAAAGTTTGCTTTATATTTTGTTGTGATATACGTCATATTTGATGTACCCAATGTTGCTCAATATGTCTTCTTGCCGTTTTCTAATTTACTTGGCTATGGAGATCCCCCAACTTTAAATGAATGGATTTTCCGAAGTGGGCTGGACCACTATGTAACATTAGTTGGAATGATTTGTGCGTATTTTCAtccaaatttagaaaaacaattaaacttcATTAATAATCACCGCAATAATATTGCCATTAATATGTTAATAAGCATAATTATTTTTCCTATATTAGTATTAtggtataaatatgtatttgtcCTTTCAAAATATCCATATAATGTTCTACATCCTTACACATCATTTATACCGATCATTGCTTATGTTTATTTTCGAAATTCAACTAGTTGGTTACGACGTAGTCACTGTGCTATGTTTGCATATTTAGGTAAAATTACATTGGAGACATACATATCTCAGATACATATTTACTTGCAAAATGACGCTAagaatattttagtatatttaccTGAATTTCCGCtagtaaactttattttcaacacgtttatttatttgtatattgccAATCTTCTTTTTCATGCAACCGTAACTCTTAATGAATTCATATTCCCAAGTGACTATAAAGAGATGTTTAAAAGGATCTTTGTTATAGCAAGCTTAGTGGGAGGTTCATACTTAGTGGTTTTTGTTGCgcattttgtttga